In Sparus aurata chromosome 3, fSpaAur1.1, whole genome shotgun sequence, the following are encoded in one genomic region:
- the LOC115578431 gene encoding uncharacterized protein LOC115578431, with the protein MAAAMTRAEQYLENEDPFRRNAFLIIEKMVELASEKESPAHPSVLVDEVLHSIFFLGEIKNEPKYSPKDILVDEDVLNKLKGLYPQPFDKFSTQLPKRAPFSCVLDMVVNLNGQQNEDEIKNRLKEFTLKLKKGEATALVSNTICVSQKNTAQDSVRYYGVSMSTSDRIPGEIIVAASCCKKWDSYVADAVMTYYSRDKKKQKKSYFDGTIKLPEQVRCKAFSLTDGTLMAPCRSCGNMFGLTTSETKEWPYGNCAEAESLSNLLKNENETREQVQQPSDTCTPANRQKAVENVKKLLKEHVNMQQFKRWDGDFYTPQGN; encoded by the exons ATG GCTGCAGCGATGACGAG ggCAGAACAATATCTGGAAAACGAAGACCCTTTCAGAAGGAATGCTTTCCTGATTATCGAAAAAATGGTGGAGCTAGCATCAGAGAAAGAGAGTCCAGCTCATCCTTCAGTGTTGGTTGATGAG GTTCTTCACAGCATCTTCTTTCTGGGCGAGATCAAGAATGAACCCAAATATTCCCCAAAAGATATTCTGGTCGATGAAGACGTGCTTAATAAGTTGAAGGGCCTCTACCCTCAACCTTTTGATAAATTTTCCACACAACTACCCAAGCGGGCTCCATTTTCATGTGTGCTGGACATG GTTGTCAACCTGAATGGACAACAGAatgaagatgaaataaaaaacaggcTGAAAGAGTTCACTCTTAAACTGAAGAAGGGTGAAGCAACGGCTCTGGTCTCCAACACCATCTGTGTCTCTCAGAAGAACACTGCACAAGATTCAGTCAGGTACTACGGAGTCTCCATGTCCACTTCTGACCGTATTCCTGGGGAAATCATTGTCGCTGCATCCTGTTGCAAAAAATGGGACAGTTACGTAGCTGATGCAGTGATGACCTACTATTCAAGAGataagaagaagcagaagaagtcATACTTTGATGGAACCATCAAACTTCCAGAGCAGGTCAGGTGTAAGGCGTTTAGCCTCACTGATGGAACCCTAATGGCTCCTTGCAGATCATGTGGGAATATGTTTGGTTTGACAACAAGTGAAACAAAGGAGTGGCCCTATGGCAACTGTGCTGAAGCTGAAAGTCTGAGCAACTTGCTCAAAAATGAGAACGAAACGAGAGAGCAGGTACAGCAACCATCTGACACATGCACACCTGCAAACAGGCAGAAGGCtgtagaaaatgtaaagaaactGCTTAAGGAGCATGTGAACATGCAGCAGTTTAAGAGGTGGGATGGTGATTTCTACACCCCACAAGGGAACTGA